The following proteins are encoded in a genomic region of Liolophura sinensis isolate JHLJ2023 chromosome 7, CUHK_Ljap_v2, whole genome shotgun sequence:
- the LOC135470366 gene encoding transcription factor RFX3-like isoform X6: protein MATQTFLSDIQAMNPTSVTAQQVQNVAKAQQTGSPIQQAQVVQQQKVTASQSATTVGQGQTTTIIQPAQAHTGGQQQSYIVTTSALNEDQGQETVTIQQGNGQTVYPQVQYLDSNDHTIYASANGQMQSTYPEYSQTTMYAPVSGTYYQTAGSQAGTPVTQIGVPGQIITHQGGTFLVQQGTMDGEGTPLGHTTRASPATVGISDVLAKCVPTLSNREVQWLIDNYETAEGVSLPRSTLYNHYLRHCQEQNLDPMNPASFGKLIRSVFLGLRTRRLGTRGNSKYHYYGIRIKAGSALNQYTDDQTMAMRQQPLNQGKWQPSTKVEGDHGYGGSHPSGVQDAVTTQQQQHQQYLGDASGAIPNFGEVDLNSSPLPDNISQEHIKVFEKLYREHAESILDVVVNLQFTMIEALWQGFWRHQPSDQLTADNEYEKRLPKEVLYAICKLESVQSFVRKADYAFYQTLVKVLIPDVLRPIPSSLTQAIRNFAKSLENWLKGAMQGVTDEMVKTKIGAVSAFAQTLRRYTSLNHLAQAARAVLQNTSQITQMLTDLNRVDFANVQEQASWVCQCEDAVVHQLEQDFKKTLQQQNTLEEWAVWLEGVVNQVLKPHEGSPNFPKAARQFLLKWSFYSSMVIRDLTLRSAASFGSFHLIRLLYDEFMFYLVEHKVAAATGETPIAVMGEVRQFIDLGSAVAMSSLEAELPALKPNTAPSATVASSPGATLLTQLTTAAPSTLANTHSLFTGNVNTTQGLTNLPATVRVTTVPSTAPSAATTHGGTSIISANAAARQASNSGMPNNTTTVTVLASGATNMQGAKTIVVLPVSAASGAGEPTIVKRMKTE from the exons ATGGCGACACAGACTTTCTTGTCGGACATTCAGGCTATGAACCCTACCTCAGTGACAGCCCAGCAGGTTCAG AATGTGGCCAAGGCCCAGCAGACAGGCAGCCCCATTCAGCAGGCACAGGTGGTGCAGCAACAGAAAGTCACTGCCAGTCAATCTGCTACCACTGTGGGCCAGGGCCAGACAACCACTATCATCCAGCCTGCTCAGGCTCACACAGGGGGCCAGCAGCAGTCGTACATTGTCACAA CATCAGCTCTGAATGAGGATCAAGGCCAAGAGACAGTGACAATACAACAGGGGAATGGACAGACTGTTTATCCACAAGTACAATACCTGGATAGCAATGACCACACCATCTACGCCTCAGCCAATGGACAAAT GCAGTCCACCTACCCTGAGTATAGTCAGACAACAATGTATGCCCCTGTGTCTGGAACGTACTACCAAACTGCTGGTTCACAG GCAGGGACACCAGTCACCCAGATTGGGGTGCCAGGACAAATCATCACCCACCAGGGGGGTACATTCTTAGTCCAGCAGGGTACAATGGACGGCGAGGGTACGCCTCTTGGCCACACCACCAGAGCCTCGCCGGCCACAGTAGGTATCTCAGACGTGCTGGCAAAGTGTGTACCTACTCTGAGTAACAGGGAG GTGCAGTGGCTGATTGACAATTATGAAACAGCAGAGGGGGTCAGTCTTCCTCGTAGCACTCTGTACAATCATTACCTGCGACACTGTCAGGAACAGAATCTCGATCCTATGAACCCGGCTTCCTTTGGAAAACTTATCAGATCTGTTTTTCTTGGCCTACGAACAAGACGCTTGGGGACAAG GGGGAACTCAAAGTACCATTACTATGGTATTAGGATAAAGGCAGGATCTGCTCTTAACCAGTATACAGATGATCAAACCATGGCCATGAGACAGCAACCTCTCAATCAGGGAAAGTG GCAACCATCAACTAAAGTAGAGGGAGATCATGGGTATGGAGGAAGTCACCCATCAGGTGTTCAGGACGCTGTGACAACCCAACAACAGCAGCATCAGCAGTACCTGGGTGATGCTTCAGGAGCAATACCCAACTTTGGAGAAGTAGATCTGAACTCGTCACCCTTACCTGACAACATTTCACAGGAACACATCAAGGTGTTTGAGAAGTTGTACAGGGAGCATGCAGAG tctATACTGGACGTGGTTGTAAACTTACAGTTCACAATGATTGAGGCCTTGTGGCAAGGGTTCTGGCGTCATCAACCATCCGATCAATTAAC TGCTGACAATGAATATGAAAAGCGACTGCCCAAAGAAGTGCTGTATGCCATTTGTAAACTGGAGTCTGTACAAAGCTTTGTGAGAAAGGCAGACTATGCCTTCTATCAGACATTAGTCAAAGTTCTTATCCCAGATGTCCTCCGACCCATCCCAA GTTCCTTAACACAAGCGATTCGTAATTTTGCTAAGAGTTTAGAAAATTGGCTGAAAGGTGCTATGCAAGGAGTGACGGATGAAATGGTAAAGACAAAG ATAGGAGCTGTGAGTGCCTTTGCGCAGACATTGCGCCGTTACACCTCCCTTAATCACCTGGCCCAGGCTGCCCGCGCTGTACTACAGAATACCTCACAAATCACGCAGATGCTAACAGATTTGAACAGAGTCGACTTCGCTAATGTCCAG GAACAAGCCTCGTGGGTGTGTCAGTGTGAGGATGCTGTGGTCCATCAGTTAGAACAGGACTTTAAGAAGACACTACAGCAGCAGAATACTCTGGAGGAGTGGGCAGTCTGGTTAGAAGGAGTGGTAAACCAGGTTCTGAAGCCACATGAAGGCAGCCCCAACTTCCCCAAGGCAGCTAGGCAGTTCTTGCTCAAATGGTCCTTCTACAG CTCAATGGTAATCCGAGACTTAACCCTTCGTAGTGCTGCATCATTTGGATCATTTCACCTAATTCGCTTACTGTATGATGAGTTCATGTTTTACCTGGTGGAGCACAAGGTGGCTGCAGCTACTGGTGAAACCCCCATAGCTGTCATGGGCGAAGTCAGGCAG ttcattGACTTAGGAAGTGCTGTAGCTATGAGTTCATTAGAGGCTGAGCTGCCTGCCTTGAAGCCAAACACAGCACCTTCTGCTACAGTGGCCTCTTCCCCAGGGGCTACCCTTTTAACCCAACTCACAACGGCTGCCCCTTCCACCCTGGCGAACACACACAGTCTGTTCACGGGCAATGTTAATACTACCCAAGGACTGACTAACCTACCTGCCACGGTACGGGTAACCACTGTGCCCAGCACTGCTCCCTCTGCTGCCACCACTCATGGTGGTACATCAATCATCTCTGCTAATGCTGCAGCCAGACAAGCCTCCAACAGTGGTATGCCCAACAACACCACCACAGTCACAGTACTGGCTTCTGGGGCTACAAACATGCAAGGTGCCAAGACCATTGTAGTTCTGCCAGTATCTGCCGCATCAGGAGCTGGTGAGCCTACCATTGTCAAGAGAATGAAGACAGAATAG
- the LOC135470366 gene encoding transcription factor RFX3-like isoform X4 — MATQTFLSDIQAMNPTSVTAQQVQNVAKAQQTGSPIQQAQVVQQQKVTASQSATTVGQGQTTTIIQPAQAHTGGQQQSYIVTTSALNEDQGQETVTIQQGNGQTVYPQVQYLDSNDHTIYASANGQMQSTYPEYSQTTMYAPVSGTYYQTAGSQAGTPVTQIGVPGQIITHQGGTFLVQQGTMDGEGTPLGHTTRASPATVGISDVLAKCVPTLSNREVQWLIDNYETAEGVSLPRSTLYNHYLRHCQEQNLDPMNPASFGKLIRSVFLGLRTRRLGTRGNSKYHYYGIRIKAGSALNQYTDDQTMAMRQQPLNQGKCFRQPSTKVEGDHGYGGSHPSGVQDAVTTQQQQHQQYLGDASGAIPNFGEVDLNSSPLPDNISQEHIKVFEKLYREHAESILDVVVNLQFTMIEALWQGFWRHQPSDQLTADNEYEKRLPKEVLYAICKLESVQSFVRKADYAFYQTLVKVLIPDVLRPIPSSLTQAIRNFAKSLENWLKGAMQGVTDEMVKTKIGAVSAFAQTLRRYTSLNHLAQAARAVLQNTSQITQMLTDLNRVDFANVQEQASWVCQCEDAVVHQLEQDFKKTLQQQNTLEEWAVWLEGVVNQVLKPHEGSPNFPKAARQFLLKWSFYSSMVIRDLTLRSAASFGSFHLIRLLYDEFMFYLVEHKVAAATGETPIAVMGEVRQFIDLGSAVAMSSLEAELPALKPNTAPSATVASSPGATLLTQLTTAAPSTLANTHSLFTGNVNTTQGLTNLPATVRVTTVPSTAPSAATTHGGTSIISANAAARQASNSGMPNNTTTVTVLASGATNMQGAKTIVVLPVSAASGAGEPTIVKRMKTE, encoded by the exons ATGGCGACACAGACTTTCTTGTCGGACATTCAGGCTATGAACCCTACCTCAGTGACAGCCCAGCAGGTTCAG AATGTGGCCAAGGCCCAGCAGACAGGCAGCCCCATTCAGCAGGCACAGGTGGTGCAGCAACAGAAAGTCACTGCCAGTCAATCTGCTACCACTGTGGGCCAGGGCCAGACAACCACTATCATCCAGCCTGCTCAGGCTCACACAGGGGGCCAGCAGCAGTCGTACATTGTCACAA CATCAGCTCTGAATGAGGATCAAGGCCAAGAGACAGTGACAATACAACAGGGGAATGGACAGACTGTTTATCCACAAGTACAATACCTGGATAGCAATGACCACACCATCTACGCCTCAGCCAATGGACAAAT GCAGTCCACCTACCCTGAGTATAGTCAGACAACAATGTATGCCCCTGTGTCTGGAACGTACTACCAAACTGCTGGTTCACAG GCAGGGACACCAGTCACCCAGATTGGGGTGCCAGGACAAATCATCACCCACCAGGGGGGTACATTCTTAGTCCAGCAGGGTACAATGGACGGCGAGGGTACGCCTCTTGGCCACACCACCAGAGCCTCGCCGGCCACAGTAGGTATCTCAGACGTGCTGGCAAAGTGTGTACCTACTCTGAGTAACAGGGAG GTGCAGTGGCTGATTGACAATTATGAAACAGCAGAGGGGGTCAGTCTTCCTCGTAGCACTCTGTACAATCATTACCTGCGACACTGTCAGGAACAGAATCTCGATCCTATGAACCCGGCTTCCTTTGGAAAACTTATCAGATCTGTTTTTCTTGGCCTACGAACAAGACGCTTGGGGACAAG GGGGAACTCAAAGTACCATTACTATGGTATTAGGATAAAGGCAGGATCTGCTCTTAACCAGTATACAGATGATCAAACCATGGCCATGAGACAGCAACCTCTCAATCAGGGAAAGTG TTTTAGGCAACCATCAACTAAAGTAGAGGGAGATCATGGGTATGGAGGAAGTCACCCATCAGGTGTTCAGGACGCTGTGACAACCCAACAACAGCAGCATCAGCAGTACCTGGGTGATGCTTCAGGAGCAATACCCAACTTTGGAGAAGTAGATCTGAACTCGTCACCCTTACCTGACAACATTTCACAGGAACACATCAAGGTGTTTGAGAAGTTGTACAGGGAGCATGCAGAG tctATACTGGACGTGGTTGTAAACTTACAGTTCACAATGATTGAGGCCTTGTGGCAAGGGTTCTGGCGTCATCAACCATCCGATCAATTAAC TGCTGACAATGAATATGAAAAGCGACTGCCCAAAGAAGTGCTGTATGCCATTTGTAAACTGGAGTCTGTACAAAGCTTTGTGAGAAAGGCAGACTATGCCTTCTATCAGACATTAGTCAAAGTTCTTATCCCAGATGTCCTCCGACCCATCCCAA GTTCCTTAACACAAGCGATTCGTAATTTTGCTAAGAGTTTAGAAAATTGGCTGAAAGGTGCTATGCAAGGAGTGACGGATGAAATGGTAAAGACAAAG ATAGGAGCTGTGAGTGCCTTTGCGCAGACATTGCGCCGTTACACCTCCCTTAATCACCTGGCCCAGGCTGCCCGCGCTGTACTACAGAATACCTCACAAATCACGCAGATGCTAACAGATTTGAACAGAGTCGACTTCGCTAATGTCCAG GAACAAGCCTCGTGGGTGTGTCAGTGTGAGGATGCTGTGGTCCATCAGTTAGAACAGGACTTTAAGAAGACACTACAGCAGCAGAATACTCTGGAGGAGTGGGCAGTCTGGTTAGAAGGAGTGGTAAACCAGGTTCTGAAGCCACATGAAGGCAGCCCCAACTTCCCCAAGGCAGCTAGGCAGTTCTTGCTCAAATGGTCCTTCTACAG CTCAATGGTAATCCGAGACTTAACCCTTCGTAGTGCTGCATCATTTGGATCATTTCACCTAATTCGCTTACTGTATGATGAGTTCATGTTTTACCTGGTGGAGCACAAGGTGGCTGCAGCTACTGGTGAAACCCCCATAGCTGTCATGGGCGAAGTCAGGCAG ttcattGACTTAGGAAGTGCTGTAGCTATGAGTTCATTAGAGGCTGAGCTGCCTGCCTTGAAGCCAAACACAGCACCTTCTGCTACAGTGGCCTCTTCCCCAGGGGCTACCCTTTTAACCCAACTCACAACGGCTGCCCCTTCCACCCTGGCGAACACACACAGTCTGTTCACGGGCAATGTTAATACTACCCAAGGACTGACTAACCTACCTGCCACGGTACGGGTAACCACTGTGCCCAGCACTGCTCCCTCTGCTGCCACCACTCATGGTGGTACATCAATCATCTCTGCTAATGCTGCAGCCAGACAAGCCTCCAACAGTGGTATGCCCAACAACACCACCACAGTCACAGTACTGGCTTCTGGGGCTACAAACATGCAAGGTGCCAAGACCATTGTAGTTCTGCCAGTATCTGCCGCATCAGGAGCTGGTGAGCCTACCATTGTCAAGAGAATGAAGACAGAATAG